One genomic window of Gossypium hirsutum isolate 1008001.06 chromosome D11, Gossypium_hirsutum_v2.1, whole genome shotgun sequence includes the following:
- the LOC107935689 gene encoding disease resistance protein RPV1-like translates to MVHDELVGISLPLKGLYSKINIGEDDVRIIGICGMGGIGKTTLARVVYTQMSPHFEGKSFLADIREVSNKCGLVSLQKQLLSQILPNECFNFFNVHEGNAIISRRLCSEKVLVVLDDVDNVQHLKCLVGRRDWFGLGSRIIVTTRDEHLLRSYGVDGVYKPKTLNPADALTLFNLKAFHSDTVPKDDFIEVSEEVVCYAGGLPLALEVLDIGIDILIKKSLIKVSDDNQHLRMQALLQKMGRKIVEEKCVDEPGKRCRLWKEKDVHHVLTKNTATEVIEGMIIDNKRESNKMLYLSADTFSKMKNLRLLKVLCLSNCDDLKYLSNKLRLLEWTGYPLRYLPSSFQPNNLVALLLPYSHIKQLWKGNRPLYKLKIMNLKGSQNLIKTPNFTTAPNLEVLILEGCTKLVDVHPSIGVLKSLQLLNLRDCKSLRSLPTKIRMESLETLIFSGCSSLVRFPEIDGKMERIKTLELSGCYRVENFSENLQQAKLRPNLSSLFKVIQGRRTTPMAPMLPFLSGLSSLRRLSLSDCNLCEGDIPRDISGLSSLKHLDPGRNNFTSIPASLTGLSKLEFLDLSSCNMCTLGEADIHSYISGLSSLVHLGLSGNNFISIPFSLTRLSELQFLGLSYCKMLKSLPEIPTRLGQVWLDGCSSLEVCNLVDSAAFRAINCFKLAENINALTLREVCNLSGSGSFKAINCFKLAENMNALTLLKKQLKAFANSREIFNIIMPGSEIPEWFSEQTSDSSINLPLPINLQKDSQWIGVACCCIFVSNDASRDDKQEIGCGAYIYCRNSEQASCNGSIFRGRNYRRIDWRDWGLCEPIMKDHLLLRYWSCDTIYPSLDNKYDDCETTNLWTTHCLDKKCDELEVSFMGCSVKVKKCGVRIVYEKDLEEIKELQCHTTQSSPNFEHIHQHSAHNHGSVGSTSHIK, encoded by the exons ATGGTTCATGATGAATTGGTTGGAATTAGCTTACCTTTGAAGGGGTTGTATTCGAAAATAAACATTGGGGAAGATGATGTCCGCATTATAGGAATTTGCGGAATGGGTGGCATCGGTAAAACAACTCTTGCGAGGGTTGTTTACACTCAAATGTCACCTCATTTTGAAGGCAAAAGCTTTCTTGCTGATATTCGAGAAGTTTCAAACAAATGTGGACTTGTTTCGTTACAGAAACAACTTCTTTCTCAAATCTTGCCTAATGAATGCTTCAATTTTTTCAATGTCCATGAAGGGAATGCCATAATTAGCCGCAGGTTGTGTAGTGAAAAGGTTCTTGTTGTTCTTGATGATGTTGATAATGTACAACACTTGAAATGCTTGGTTGGAAGGCGTGATTGGTTTGGTTTAGGGAGTCGAATCATTGTAACAACAAGAGATGAACATTTACTCCGATCTTACGGAGTCGATGGTGTGTATAAGCCTAAAACATTGAATCCAGCCGATGCACTTACACTTTTCAATTTGAAAGCTTTTCATAGTGATACAGTGCCAAAAGATGATTTCATTGAGGTTTCTGAAGAGGTTGTATGTTATGCTGGTGGTCTCCCCTTAGCTCTTGAAGTTTTGG ATATTGGAATCGATATTCTCATTAAGAAATCTCTCATAAAAGTTAGTGATGACAACCAACATTTGCGGATGCAGGCCTTGTTGCAAAAAATGGGAAGAAAAATTGTTGAAGAAAAATGTGTTGATGAACCTGGAAAACGTTGTAGATTGTGGAAAGAAAAGGATGTCCATCATGTTCTAACAAAAAACACG GCTACCGAAGTGATTGAGGGTATGATCATCGACAATAAAAG GGAATCGAACAAGATGCTCTATTTGAGTGCCGATACCTTCTCAAAGATGAAAAACTTGAGACTACTCAAAGTGCTTTGTCTATCAAATTGTGATGAtctcaaatatctttctaataAACTACGGCTTTTAGAATGGACAGGATATCCTTTAAGATACTTGCCTTCAAGCTTCCAACCAAACAACCTTGTTGCACTTCTTTTACCATATAGTCACATTAAACAACTATGGAAGGGAAATAGA CCCCTGTATAAGTTGAAAATAATGAACCTCAAAGGTTCCCAAAACCTGATCAAGACACCAAACTTCACAACAGCACCAAatcttgaagttttaattttggaaGGCTGTACCAAATTAGTGGATGTTCATCCATCAATAGGAGTGCTTAAGAGCCTTCaacttttgaatttaagagaTTGCAAAAGTCTTAGGAGTCTTCCGACCAAAATTAGAATGGAATCTcttgaaacattaattttttcGGGTTGCTCAAGTCTTGTAAGGTTTCCGGAGATTGATGGGAAAATGGAACGTATAAAAACTCTAGAGCTTTCTGGTTGTTATAGAGTTGAAAATTTCTCGGAGAATTTGCAGCAAGCAAAGTTGCGACCAAATTTGTCTTCTCTTTTCAAGGTAATCCAAGGAAGAAGGACAACTCCCATGGCTCCAATGTTGCCTTTCTTGTCAGGTTTGAGTTCATTAAGACGGCTAAGTCTAAGCGACTGCAATCTTTGTGAAGGAGATATTCCACGTGATATTTCTGGTCTATCCTCTTTGAAACATCTTGATCCTGGTCGTAACAATTTCACCAGCATACCTGCATCTCTTACTGGACTCTCGAAGCTTGAGTTTCTTGACTTGTCAAGTTGCAACATGTGCACTCTTGGTGAAGCAGATATTCATAGTTATATTTCTGGTCTATCCTCTTTGGTACATCTTGGTCTTAGTGGTAACAATTTCATCAGCATACCTTTCTCTCTTACTCGACTATCAGAGCTCCAGTTTCTTGGATTGTCGTATTGCAAGATGCTTAAATCGTTGCCTGAGATACCGACAAGGTTAGGACAAGTGTGGCTAGATGGTTGTTCTTCACTTGAAGTATGCAATTTAGTGGATTCGGCTGCCTTTAGAGCCATTAACTGCTTCAAATTGGCTGAGAATATCAATGCATTAACACTACGTGAAGTATGCAATTTATCAGGTTCGGGTTCCTTTAAAGCCATTAACTGCTTCAAATTGGCCGAGAATATGAATGCATTAACACTGCTGAAAAAACAGCTTAAG GCATTTGCAAATTCAAGAGAAATCTTTAATATTATCATGCCCGGAAGTGAAATCCCAGAATGGTTTAGCGAACAAACAAGTGACTCTTCAATTAACCTACCCCTGCCTATCAACCTTCAGAAAGATAGTCAATGGATTGGAGTTGCTTGCTGCTGCATTTTTGTCAGTAATGATGCTTCAAGGGATGACAAACAGGAAATCGGTTGTGGAGCATATATCTATTGTAGAAATTCTGAGCAAGCCAGCTGTAATGGATCTATTTTTCGAGGTAGAAATTATCGACGGATTGATTGGAGAGACTGGGGGCTGTGTGAACCAATAATGAAAGATCACCTTTTACTTCGTTATTGGTCGTGTGATACAATATATCCTTCCTTGGACAATAAATATGATGACTGTGAAACCACTAATTTATGGACAACACATTGCTTAGATAAAAAATGCGATGAGCTTGAGGTGTCTTTCATGGGATGCAGTGTTAAGGTGAAGAAGTGTGGTGTTAGAATAGTGTATGAGAAAGATTTGGAAGAGATAAAAGAGTTGCAGTGCCATACCACTCAATCTTCTCCAAATTTTGAACACATCCACCAACACTCTGCTCACAACCATGGATCAGTAGGTAGCACTTCTCACATAAAATAG